Proteins from a single region of Erythrobacter sp.:
- a CDS encoding protein-disulfide reductase DsbD family protein: MSRARNFPHPIRQLLAWGLALLASLVVAGAAHAQYAERKAVYGDANIAVELLIDPAAPEGTQMLALRFTPKAREWHGYWSNPGDAGQGMRLTLDLPAGWEAGNPLYPVPKRLVISGLMNHIYEGPYTVLVPVKLGPEAALADAGPITGMVEYLACTDKICVPQDAVLTSRAGGDFARWRAEVAPLLDARARFAIAGETLRVAIPLPASVGLADPHVFIAETRQVQYAAPQTFRRVGDVLVAEIALADRRDGDAAALSGILSFGDGAGIRFEAAPGEVPTGGEVIAGKADAPLPPLWTLILGALAGGLLLNIMPCVFPILSLKALTLARAGESEAKARAEGLAYTAGVVLACVALGAVMLALRAAGEQVGWAFQLQEPGVVVALLVLAAAITANFAGMFELPAVSVNMGGERTGAFATGLLAAFVATPCTGPFMAAALGAALLLPTIEALALFGLLGLGLALPFLLLGFVPPLRRMLPKPGAWMERFRRIMAIPMGLTALALVWLTAQLGGRGFGLVALVLVVGVLIALFVVGRLQRAGKMAWPAFALVAAPFLAFALIALPSVYEVKASGEKDSIHNPQSFTREALAKARASGKPVFVWFTADWCVTCKVNEAAAIERESVRDAFDAAGVVTIVGDWTVRDAAITEFLTEQGAAGVPLYLWYAPGAAAPQQLPQVLTPELLEQQALQPSGTPQPADPVASSD; encoded by the coding sequence GTGTCCCGCGCAAGAAACTTCCCGCACCCGATCCGTCAATTGCTTGCATGGGGCCTTGCGCTCCTCGCAAGTCTCGTGGTGGCAGGCGCGGCCCATGCGCAGTATGCCGAGCGCAAGGCGGTCTATGGCGACGCAAACATCGCGGTCGAACTGCTGATTGATCCAGCGGCTCCCGAGGGCACGCAGATGCTGGCGCTGCGCTTCACGCCCAAGGCGCGCGAATGGCACGGCTACTGGTCGAACCCCGGCGATGCGGGGCAGGGGATGCGCCTGACGCTCGATCTGCCTGCGGGCTGGGAGGCGGGCAATCCGCTCTATCCAGTGCCCAAGCGGCTGGTGATCAGCGGGCTGATGAACCACATCTACGAAGGCCCCTACACCGTGCTGGTGCCGGTAAAGCTGGGGCCGGAGGCTGCACTTGCCGATGCCGGGCCGATCACCGGCATGGTTGAATATCTCGCCTGCACCGACAAGATCTGCGTGCCGCAGGATGCGGTGCTGACTTCGCGTGCCGGAGGCGATTTCGCGCGTTGGCGGGCCGAGGTCGCGCCGCTGCTCGATGCGCGCGCGCGCTTCGCGATTGCGGGCGAGACCCTGCGCGTGGCGATCCCCTTGCCTGCGAGTGTCGGCCTTGCCGATCCGCACGTGTTCATCGCCGAGACGCGGCAGGTCCAATATGCCGCGCCCCAGACCTTCCGGCGCGTGGGCGATGTGCTGGTGGCCGAGATTGCACTGGCGGATCGACGCGACGGCGATGCGGCTGCGCTTTCGGGCATCCTGTCTTTCGGGGACGGCGCAGGCATCCGCTTCGAGGCTGCTCCCGGCGAGGTTCCCACCGGCGGCGAGGTGATCGCCGGGAAAGCCGACGCGCCGCTTCCGCCGCTGTGGACGCTGATCCTCGGCGCGCTGGCGGGAGGCCTGCTGCTCAACATCATGCCCTGCGTCTTCCCGATCCTGAGCCTCAAGGCGCTCACGCTGGCTCGCGCGGGCGAGAGCGAGGCCAAGGCGCGGGCTGAAGGCCTCGCCTATACCGCCGGCGTGGTTCTCGCCTGCGTGGCGCTGGGCGCGGTGATGCTCGCCCTGCGCGCAGCGGGCGAGCAGGTCGGCTGGGCGTTCCAACTGCAGGAGCCGGGCGTGGTTGTCGCTCTGCTGGTGCTGGCCGCTGCGATCACCGCCAACTTTGCGGGAATGTTCGAGCTGCCCGCCGTCTCGGTGAATATGGGTGGCGAGCGCACCGGAGCCTTTGCCACGGGGCTTCTGGCCGCCTTCGTGGCGACGCCCTGCACCGGGCCGTTCATGGCGGCGGCATTGGGCGCGGCGCTGCTGCTGCCGACGATTGAGGCACTGGCGCTGTTCGGCCTGCTCGGGCTGGGACTTGCGCTGCCCTTCCTCCTGCTCGGCTTCGTGCCGCCCTTGCGTCGGATGCTGCCCAAGCCCGGCGCGTGGATGGAGCGGTTCCGGCGGATCATGGCGATCCCGATGGGGCTGACCGCGCTGGCGCTCGTCTGGCTCACGGCGCAGCTGGGCGGGCGCGGCTTCGGCCTTGTCGCGCTGGTGCTGGTGGTCGGCGTGCTGATCGCGCTGTTCGTGGTCGGCCGCTTGCAGCGCGCTGGAAAGATGGCGTGGCCCGCCTTCGCGCTGGTGGCCGCGCCGTTCCTTGCCTTTGCCCTGATTGCTCTGCCTTCGGTCTACGAGGTGAAGGCGAGCGGCGAGAAGGACAGCATCCACAATCCCCAAAGCTTCACCCGCGAGGCGCTGGCCAAGGCGCGCGCGTCAGGCAAGCCGGTGTTCGTGTGGTTCACCGCCGACTGGTGCGTCACCTGCAAGGTCAACGAAGCCGCCGCGATCGAGCGCGAGAGCGTGCGCGATGCCTTCGATGCGGCGGGCGTCGTCACCATTGTCGGCGACTGGACCGTGCGCGACGCGGCGATCACCGAGTTCCTGACCGAGCAGGGCGCAGCGGGCGTGCCGCTTTATCTGTGGTATGCGCCGGGTGCGGCCGCGCCGCAGCAATTGCCGCAGGTGCTTACGCCGGAGCTGTTGGAGCAGCAGGCGCTTCAACCTTCCGGCACGCCTCAACCAGCTGACCCGGTAGCGAGCTCGGATTAA
- a CDS encoding UbiH/UbiF/VisC/COQ6 family ubiquinone biosynthesis hydroxylase — protein sequence MTKPSNETRDLVILGGGLVGMTLALAAAKKGLSSHVIDRADPAELTAEGFDDRATAISTASWHLFENIGIAEGLEQFACDIAAIAVTDQQKPGRLDFVPGEGGGTLGRMFPNRRLRLALFEAAAKEPLIEWTSLATVVERQRSEYGVAAVLSDGRKFSGSLMIAAEGRQSPTRDSAGITIAKWDYKHRAIIAGLTHEKPHGNVAWEIFYPAGPFALLPLNDDADGTHRSSLVWTVSESDAAGVTKLGDRAFLAEIEKRMGGVLGKVTSVGHRSSYPLGFHHTAKITAERLALIGDSAHGIHPIAGQGLNLGLRDVGALVEVLAEGARLGLDPGDPELLKRYETWRGLDSFMVALATDGLTRLFGVPGKTASAVRRMGMAAVQRTPLLKQFFMDEARGVSGDLPELLRG from the coding sequence GTGACAAAGCCTTCCAACGAAACCCGCGATCTGGTGATCCTCGGCGGAGGGCTGGTGGGCATGACCCTCGCGCTCGCGGCGGCGAAGAAGGGGCTTTCGAGCCACGTGATCGACCGCGCCGATCCGGCCGAGCTTACCGCCGAAGGCTTCGACGACCGCGCCACCGCGATCTCGACCGCAAGCTGGCACCTGTTCGAGAATATCGGGATTGCCGAGGGGCTGGAGCAGTTCGCCTGCGATATCGCCGCGATTGCTGTCACCGATCAGCAAAAGCCCGGTCGGCTCGATTTCGTCCCCGGCGAAGGGGGCGGCACGCTCGGGCGGATGTTCCCCAACCGCCGCTTGCGCCTCGCGCTGTTCGAGGCGGCGGCGAAAGAGCCGCTGATCGAATGGACCAGCCTCGCGACGGTGGTGGAGCGCCAACGCAGCGAATATGGCGTTGCCGCCGTGCTCAGCGACGGACGCAAGTTCTCCGGATCGCTGATGATCGCCGCCGAGGGCCGCCAGTCGCCCACGCGCGATTCTGCCGGCATCACCATCGCCAAGTGGGATTACAAGCACCGCGCGATCATCGCCGGGCTGACCCACGAAAAGCCGCACGGGAATGTCGCGTGGGAAATCTTCTACCCGGCAGGCCCCTTCGCGCTGCTACCGCTGAACGACGATGCCGACGGCACCCACCGCTCCTCGCTGGTGTGGACCGTGTCGGAGAGCGATGCGGCGGGCGTCACCAAGCTGGGCGACCGCGCCTTCCTCGCCGAGATCGAAAAGCGCATGGGCGGGGTGCTGGGCAAGGTGACCTCGGTGGGCCACCGCTCAAGCTATCCGCTGGGCTTCCACCACACCGCCAAGATCACCGCCGAACGCCTCGCGCTGATCGGCGATAGCGCGCATGGCATTCACCCGATTGCGGGGCAGGGGTTGAACCTTGGCCTGAGGGACGTGGGCGCGCTGGTCGAAGTGCTGGCGGAAGGCGCGCGGCTGGGCCTTGATCCGGGCGATCCGGAACTGCTGAAGCGCTACGAGACGTGGCGCGGGCTCGACAGCTTTATGGTCGCACTGGCAACTGACGGGCTGACGCGGCTGTTCGGCGTGCCGGGCAAGACCGCCAGCGCAGTGCGCCGCATGGGCATGGCGGCGGTGCAGCGGACGCCGCTATTGAAGCAGTTCTTCATGGACGAAGCGCGCGGCGTATCTGGCGATCTTCCGGAGCTGCTGCGGGGGTAG